Proteins from a single region of Candidatus Methanosuratincola sp.:
- a CDS encoding DHH family phosphoesterase translates to MPDLLNFLSSYRRVVLVCHPNADPDCIGSAYAIQSALGARDPSVTVSILAPDGVNTASSKLVEYLNVKFAGSLDEACELLVLVDMPSLDQLPEVKEIVVRRKIPYAIIDHHTEEPGCLDGAVYSRLMRTSSTCEIVYRSVPKKYLDRRAIQALLTGLVYDSRRFLIQPNASIRAALKMVRRGADFALALEMLLNEQDISERIARLKGVARVRLYRARDWIFATSSIGAFEASVARSLTDLGADLALVASSDGGKSRITGRLNERFHRATSLNLASCVMHPLAERFSGTGGGHPSAASANLSAQPEEAIAAALVLISEKLCLKAGELKEISTRD, encoded by the coding sequence TTGCCTGATCTTCTAAATTTCCTATCTTCATACAGAAGGGTCGTCCTAGTCTGCCACCCCAATGCTGACCCTGACTGCATAGGTTCAGCGTATGCGATCCAGTCCGCCCTCGGCGCGAGGGACCCGTCGGTAACTGTTTCGATCCTCGCACCGGACGGAGTGAACACTGCCTCGTCGAAACTTGTTGAGTATCTGAACGTAAAATTCGCCGGATCTTTGGACGAGGCGTGTGAACTTTTGGTGCTTGTCGATATGCCATCACTAGACCAGCTCCCGGAGGTCAAAGAGATCGTTGTTAGGAGAAAGATCCCTTACGCGATAATCGATCACCACACCGAGGAGCCGGGCTGCCTCGATGGCGCAGTCTACTCGAGGCTGATGAGGACCTCCTCGACGTGCGAGATCGTCTACCGCTCCGTACCAAAAAAGTACCTCGACAGGCGGGCGATCCAGGCTCTACTGACAGGCCTCGTTTACGACTCGCGCCGCTTTCTCATCCAGCCAAATGCGTCCATAAGGGCTGCATTGAAGATGGTACGAAGGGGTGCTGACTTCGCCCTCGCACTGGAGATGCTCCTCAACGAGCAGGACATTTCGGAAAGGATAGCCCGCCTCAAGGGGGTGGCAAGAGTCAGACTCTACCGCGCGAGGGATTGGATCTTCGCCACTTCGAGCATAGGCGCATTCGAGGCATCTGTTGCGCGGTCCCTGACGGACCTTGGTGCCGATCTGGCACTCGTGGCGAGCAGTGATGGCGGCAAATCGCGCATAACCGGGCGCCTCAATGAGAGGTTCCACCGGGCTACCTCTCTGAACCTTGCAAGCTGTGTTATGCACCCCCTTGCCGAGCGCTTCTCCGGAACCGGAGGCGGTCATCCGTCGGCGGCGAGCGCGAATCTCTCGGCGCAGCCTGAAGAAGCCATCGCTGCAGCCTTGGTTTTGATATCCGAGAAGCTATGTCTGAAAGCTGGGGAGTTGAAGGAGATCTCAACCCGTGACTGA
- a CDS encoding ABC transporter ATP-binding protein has product MAIIEVKGLCYTYPESETPSLIDVNFKAEPGEFVLVTGPSGCGKTTFCRALNGLIPNSYGGDFKGTVVVDGLLTTSTPVYELAQRVGLVFQNPENELFCTTVEREVAFGPENLALPREEIAMRVEEALEIVGISHLKEKSPEELSGGEQQKVAIAALLAMKPKVLVLDEPTANLDPVSAKSVLELMNSLNENGVTVILVEHRLEMVSHLVDRCVVFEGGRIVADGSPREVLYSDKVSELGVGLPKVVQVSKRLSGIIGEQLRFLTSDELASYVRGRSS; this is encoded by the coding sequence TTGGCGATCATTGAGGTCAAAGGGCTCTGCTACACTTACCCTGAGTCAGAAACCCCGAGCCTAATCGATGTTAACTTCAAGGCAGAGCCAGGCGAGTTCGTCCTCGTAACCGGTCCAAGCGGCTGCGGCAAGACAACCTTCTGCAGGGCATTGAATGGGCTCATACCGAACTCCTACGGGGGCGATTTCAAAGGGACGGTTGTGGTTGACGGTCTACTGACCACATCCACGCCGGTCTACGAGCTGGCCCAGCGGGTAGGGCTGGTCTTCCAGAACCCAGAAAATGAGCTCTTTTGTACCACTGTGGAGCGCGAGGTAGCATTTGGCCCTGAGAACCTGGCCCTCCCGAGGGAAGAGATCGCAATGCGAGTCGAGGAGGCACTCGAGATTGTTGGCATATCACACCTCAAAGAGAAATCCCCTGAGGAACTCTCGGGGGGAGAGCAGCAGAAGGTCGCAATCGCAGCGCTTTTGGCCATGAAGCCGAAAGTACTCGTCCTCGACGAGCCTACTGCCAACCTCGATCCCGTCAGTGCCAAATCGGTCCTCGAGCTGATGAACAGTCTAAACGAAAACGGGGTCACAGTAATACTAGTCGAGCACAGGCTGGAGATGGTCAGCCACTTGGTCGACAGGTGCGTGGTCTTCGAGGGGGGGCGTATAGTCGCTGATGGATCGCCTAGGGAAGTGCTTTACTCCGATAAGGTCTCCGAGCTGGGTGTCGGACTCCCAAAGGTGGTGCAGGTTTCAAAACGCCTTTCTGGGATTATTGGCGAACAGCTGAGGTTTCTCACTTCCGATGAGCTCGCTTCTTATGTTAGGGGGAGGTCGTCTTGA
- a CDS encoding ABC transporter ATP-binding protein has translation MIRIEGVTYSYGDGINALDGVDLEIRDSELLAIVGENGAGKTTLVKHLNGLLKPQRGRVVVDGVDTRETTVATLARKVGLVFQNPDHMLFAETVEKELSFAMANFGLPQEEIAKRVEWALIEFRLSNYRDRSPFTLSGGEKKRVSLASVLCYDPQIIILDEPTTGQDNLQKTRMAHTLAKLNRQGKTVIVVTHDIEFVADFIPRVVVMSRGKVIADGPTEEILVRKDVMEASSVLPPQLAELSWKIGLNTPSIDTEMIVEEIRQMMRGVPR, from the coding sequence TTGATCAGGATAGAGGGCGTCACCTACTCCTACGGGGATGGTATAAACGCACTCGACGGGGTCGACCTCGAGATCAGGGACTCGGAACTATTGGCTATTGTGGGTGAGAATGGGGCTGGCAAGACTACGCTCGTCAAACACCTGAACGGTCTCCTCAAACCCCAGCGCGGGAGAGTTGTTGTGGATGGGGTTGATACGAGGGAGACCACTGTTGCGACGCTGGCCAGAAAGGTCGGCCTAGTCTTCCAGAACCCTGACCACATGCTATTTGCAGAGACCGTCGAGAAGGAGCTCTCCTTCGCGATGGCGAACTTTGGTCTGCCACAGGAGGAGATTGCTAAGAGGGTGGAGTGGGCTTTGATCGAATTCAGGCTCTCCAATTACCGCGACCGATCCCCATTCACACTGAGCGGCGGGGAGAAGAAGCGAGTGTCGCTGGCGTCAGTACTGTGCTACGACCCCCAGATAATAATCCTCGATGAACCAACGACGGGCCAGGACAACCTCCAGAAGACAAGGATGGCTCATACACTCGCCAAGCTGAACAGGCAGGGAAAGACCGTGATCGTGGTGACACATGATATCGAGTTTGTCGCGGACTTCATACCTAGGGTCGTTGTGATGTCAAGGGGAAAGGTCATCGCAGACGGCCCGACCGAGGAAATCCTTGTCAGGAAGGACGTCATGGAAGCCTCCTCGGTATTGCCGCCACAACTGGCAGAGCTCTCTTGGAAGATAGGACTCAACACCCCCTCAATCGACACCGAGATGATAGTCGAGGAGATCAGACAGATGATGCGGGGCGTTCCAAGATGA
- a CDS encoding energy-coupling factor transporter transmembrane component T, protein MKVFKAFEYRKGSTVLHRIDPRSKLVYLVLLTSLTVYFAKPLALLVVFLSFLPMVYIGKISARWKQSLRGSLFFIAFIFIFNFIPTAYSSGNLLDAAVTAIAMSLRFLNLISVFSIFFLTTSPEDLTQSMVQMKIPYDYALTFNMAMRFVPTLSREAQYIMDAQRSRGLEMEKGNFVSRIRNYIPVLIPLIISSFRRAELVADAMESRAFGASKKRSSLYVLRMGRRDLLFFLATLGLALALFTINFLL, encoded by the coding sequence ATGAAAGTCTTCAAAGCTTTCGAGTACAGAAAGGGGTCTACGGTCCTACACCGGATCGACCCCCGTTCCAAGCTCGTCTACCTGGTCCTCCTCACCTCGCTCACAGTGTATTTCGCAAAGCCCTTGGCCCTCCTCGTAGTCTTCCTATCTTTCTTGCCGATGGTATACATAGGTAAGATCTCAGCTAGGTGGAAGCAGTCATTAAGGGGGTCGTTGTTCTTTATCGCCTTCATATTTATCTTCAACTTCATCCCAACAGCCTATTCTTCAGGCAACCTCCTCGACGCCGCAGTTACGGCTATAGCAATGTCCCTCCGGTTCCTCAACCTCATCTCTGTCTTTTCGATATTCTTTTTGACGACCTCGCCTGAAGACCTGACCCAATCAATGGTCCAGATGAAGATCCCCTACGACTACGCTCTGACGTTCAACATGGCCATGCGGTTCGTCCCCACCCTCAGCAGAGAGGCTCAGTACATCATGGATGCGCAGCGTTCTAGGGGACTCGAGATGGAGAAGGGCAATTTCGTTTCGAGGATCAGGAACTATATCCCGGTCCTTATACCGCTGATAATCAGCTCCTTCCGCAGGGCTGAACTGGTAGCCGACGCCATGGAGTCTCGGGCATTCGGAGCCAGCAAAAAGAGGTCTTCCTTGTATGTTCTTAGGATGGGTCGCAGGGACCTCCTGTTCTTTTTAGCGACCCTTGGTTTAGCCCTGGCACTCTTCACGATCAACTTTCTCTTATGA
- the hxlB gene encoding 6-phospho-3-hexuloisomerase, giving the protein MSSKDCLVKCFMREMANYVLYASKIIYDDEVENAISLLINAKMDGKKIMVIGAGRSGLAGKAFAMRLMHLGFNVYVFGETITPALGQGDLIISISGSGTTRMVVTSATAGKEIGAKILAITSHRDSPLARLSDQVIIIPGRTKLATEDDYVIRQILGSHEPLAPLGTLFEVTLNIFLDSLVAELMQRLGATETDLKKRHATIE; this is encoded by the coding sequence ATGTCATCAAAGGACTGTCTGGTCAAGTGCTTCATGCGCGAGATGGCAAACTACGTACTCTACGCCTCGAAGATCATCTATGACGATGAGGTAGAGAATGCAATTTCGCTGCTCATTAATGCCAAAATGGACGGTAAGAAGATAATGGTCATAGGCGCAGGCAGATCAGGTCTTGCAGGAAAGGCATTTGCTATGCGCCTGATGCACCTGGGCTTCAATGTGTACGTCTTTGGGGAGACGATCACTCCCGCCCTCGGACAGGGGGACCTTATAATTTCGATCTCGGGCTCAGGCACAACGAGGATGGTCGTGACATCCGCGACGGCCGGAAAGGAGATTGGGGCTAAGATACTCGCTATAACCTCACACAGGGACTCCCCCTTGGCAAGGCTTTCCGATCAGGTCATAATAATCCCGGGCAGGACAAAGCTGGCAACGGAGGACGATTATGTGATCCGGCAGATACTTGGGTCCCACGAGCCCCTGGCACCGTTGGGCACACTCTTCGAGGTGACTCTCAACATATTCCTCGACAGTCTTGTTGCCGAACTTATGCAGAGGCTAGGGGCGACGGAGACCGATCTCAAGAAGCGGCATGCCACCATCGAGTGA